From the genome of Eucalyptus grandis isolate ANBG69807.140 chromosome 2, ASM1654582v1, whole genome shotgun sequence, one region includes:
- the LOC108956611 gene encoding glucose-1-phosphate adenylyltransferase large subunit 3, chloroplastic/amyloplastic-like — translation MNLVTLHLSSNSLSYQSLANCSSFLQVVDSIVSHGSFLNNCFIEHSVVGIRSRINANVHLKDTVMLGADFYETDAEVAAQFAKGKAPIGIGENTKIRDCIIDKNARIGKNVVIAILREYKKLIDLRKAFTSDPASASS, via the exons ATGAACCTGGTAACATTGCATTTATCTTCAAATAGTTTGTCCTACCAATCGTTGGCCAACTGCTCATCCTTTCTTCAGGTTGTTGACTCAATTGTCTCGCACGGGAGCTTCTTAAATAATTGCTTCATAGAGCACAGCGTCGTTGGTATCAGATCGCGCATAAATGCTAACGTTCACCTGAAG GACACAGTGATGCTCGGAGCTGACTTTTATGAAACTGATGCCGAAGTAGCCGCGCAGTTTGCCAAGGGAAAAGCCCCCATCGGCATCGGAGAAAACACGAAAATCAG GGATTGCATCATCGACAAAAATGCAAGAATTGGGAAGAATGTTGTCATTGCGATTCTGAG GGAATACAAGAAGCTGATAGATCTTCGGAAGGCTTTTACATCAGATCCGGCATCAGCGTCATCCTAA